A stretch of the Candidatus Jettenia sp. AMX2 genome encodes the following:
- a CDS encoding V-type ATP synthase subunit B: MNNKVYRKIHKVFGNVITLIAEGISYGELAEVRSRRGLSLAEVIHIEGNLVHLQVFAGNIGVSTKDEVRFLERGMRVSFSDNLFGRIFNGSGQPLDGGPVLFDEMIECKTPSINPARRNMPRRMIHTKIPMIDVFNSLVVSQKLPIFSVSGEEYNPLLARIAMQAEVEVIILGGMGLKYDDFLYFKHEIERSGARKRTIFFVHTAADPIVECLLVPDMALAVGERFALKGRSVLVLLTDMTNYAESLKEIAITMEQIPSNRGYPGDLYSRFAVRYEKAVDFMDAGSVTILAVTTMPGDDITHPVPDNTGYITEGQLYLRNGRIDPFGSLSRLKQLVNKKTRMDHRDLMDAMIRLYAQAKESREKMALGFTMTDWDKKLLQYGELFEDRMMDLSVNLSLWEALDLGWRILADCFVPEEVGIRSDLLKQFWPSSEAEKNSYGADTL, translated from the coding sequence ATGAATAATAAGGTATACAGGAAAATTCACAAGGTTTTTGGAAATGTGATAACTCTGATAGCTGAAGGGATCAGCTATGGAGAACTTGCCGAGGTTCGTTCAAGACGGGGTCTTTCGCTGGCCGAGGTAATTCATATTGAGGGCAATTTGGTACATTTGCAGGTTTTTGCCGGTAACATTGGAGTCTCCACCAAGGATGAGGTTCGTTTTCTGGAACGAGGTATGCGGGTCTCGTTTTCTGATAACCTTTTTGGGAGGATTTTCAATGGAAGCGGCCAGCCTCTGGACGGAGGACCTGTCCTTTTTGATGAGATGATTGAATGCAAAACTCCTTCTATTAATCCTGCCCGCCGCAATATGCCAAGACGTATGATCCACACGAAAATACCTATGATCGATGTCTTTAACAGCCTTGTAGTTTCACAGAAATTGCCAATATTTTCAGTTTCCGGAGAAGAATATAATCCGTTGTTAGCACGCATTGCAATGCAAGCCGAAGTGGAAGTTATTATCCTCGGCGGTATGGGGCTGAAATACGACGATTTTCTTTATTTTAAACATGAGATCGAGAGGAGCGGGGCACGAAAACGTACCATTTTCTTTGTTCATACTGCTGCTGATCCAATAGTAGAATGCCTGTTAGTGCCAGATATGGCATTGGCGGTAGGGGAACGTTTTGCCCTGAAAGGACGGAGCGTTCTTGTTTTATTAACCGACATGACAAATTATGCAGAGTCACTGAAGGAAATAGCCATTACTATGGAACAGATACCATCAAACCGTGGTTATCCCGGGGATCTTTACAGCCGGTTTGCTGTTCGCTACGAGAAAGCAGTAGATTTTATGGATGCAGGCTCTGTTACAATTTTAGCAGTTACTACGATGCCCGGTGACGATATTACCCATCCGGTCCCTGATAATACCGGCTATATCACTGAAGGGCAACTTTATTTACGGAATGGACGTATTGACCCGTTCGGTTCACTAAGCCGGTTAAAACAATTAGTCAATAAAAAGACCCGGATGGACCATCGTGATTTGATGGATGCTATGATCAGGTTATACGCACAGGCAAAAGAGTCCCGGGAAAAAATGGCCTTGGGTTTTACTATGACGGATTGGGATAAAAAACTTTTACAGTACGGTGAACTTTTTGAAGACCGCATGATGGACCTTTCTGTGAATCTTTCACTATGGGAAGCTTTGGATTTGGGTTGGAGAATACTCGCAGACTGTTTTGTACCTGAGGAGGTTGGTATAAGATCCGACCTCCTGAAACAATTCTGGCCTTCTTCTGAAGCTGAGAAAAATAGTTATGGCGCGGATACGTTATAA
- a CDS encoding V-type ATP synthase subunit D, which yields MARIRYNKTELKRQRDMLDNYTRFLPLLRMKKQQLQLEMRMIENQQALLEKELNKLLGKFERWAELLNARPNITGFLSLALEITDYNIAGVKIPKIKSVIFKEREYDLFEMPPWVELVLTELKNMKKVKEEFKICEKQKEILAEELKIVSRRVNLFEKVFIPKTADAIRLINIYLEERQKETVIRSKKCKEIVNKRKRL from the coding sequence ATGGCGCGGATACGTTATAATAAGACTGAATTGAAAAGACAGAGAGACATGCTTGATAATTATACACGTTTCTTACCATTGTTGCGTATGAAAAAACAGCAACTACAATTGGAAATGAGAATGATTGAAAACCAACAGGCATTACTGGAGAAAGAACTGAATAAACTTCTCGGTAAATTTGAAAGATGGGCAGAACTTCTTAATGCCCGCCCTAATATCACAGGATTCCTCTCCTTAGCATTAGAAATTACTGACTACAATATTGCCGGAGTTAAGATACCTAAAATAAAATCCGTTATATTTAAAGAAAGGGAATACGATCTTTTTGAGATGCCCCCCTGGGTTGAGTTGGTTCTGACAGAACTTAAAAATATGAAAAAAGTGAAAGAAGAATTCAAAATTTGTGAAAAACAAAAAGAAATTCTTGCAGAAGAGCTGAAGATCGTCAGCAGGCGGGTTAATCTATTTGAAAAGGTTTTCATTCCGAAAACGGCAGATGCTATCCGTTTAATAAATATTTATCTTGAAGAACGGCAGAAAGAAACAGTAATCCGAAGTAAAAAATGTAAGGAGATTGTGAATAAGAGGAAAAGATTATGA
- a CDS encoding YHS domain-containing protein — protein MSTILRIIFVCIFIVSLGAAYSGKSLWASSCCGSNKADKQATQTKTKVTNENHDTIKDPVCGMKIDAIKKAPSKKYKGNVYYFCSKGCKKTFVKDPASYTLTENSQHEEE, from the coding sequence ATGAGTACTATTTTACGTATAATATTCGTATGCATCTTTATTGTGAGTCTGGGCGCCGCTTACAGTGGTAAGTCCTTATGGGCGTCAAGTTGTTGCGGTAGCAACAAAGCGGATAAACAAGCGACTCAAACAAAGACAAAGGTTACTAATGAAAATCACGATACGATAAAAGACCCTGTTTGTGGTATGAAAATCGATGCTATTAAGAAAGCACCGTCAAAAAAGTACAAGGGGAATGTTTATTACTTCTGTTCAAAAGGTTGTAAAAAAACCTTCGTAAAAGATCCTGCATCCTATACGCTTACGGAAAATTCGCAGCATGAAGAAGAATAA